One segment of Candidatus Methylomirabilis tolerans DNA contains the following:
- a CDS encoding phosphoglycerate kinase, whose translation MAKLCIDDLELSEKRLLIRVDFNVPMDEKGTITDDTRIRAALPTINYAAQHGAKILLISHLGRPKGGPNPKFSLGPVAGRLAALLGSPVEMAEDCVGSGVKARIDRMAAGQVLLLENCRFHPEEEKNDEAFAKALAELCDLYVNDAFGTAHRAHASTVGVTRFVKQSASGFLMREELVQLGALLDHPEHPFVAILGGAKVSDKIGVLANLLPKVDSLLIGGGMAYTFLKAQGHEVGSSRVEADGLKIALETMEQARHSNIAIHLPSDHVIAERIDADAPTRQIEGSIPVGSMGLDIGPATISRFTQEVKRAKTILWNGPMGVFELLPFREGTFALAKAVAACPAHSVIGGGDTAAAVSLAGVAEQMTHISTGGGASLEFLEGKELPGIAALTD comes from the coding sequence ATGGCTAAATTATGCATCGATGACCTGGAGCTTTCAGAGAAACGGCTCCTGATCCGCGTCGATTTCAACGTCCCGATGGATGAGAAGGGGACGATTACCGACGATACACGCATTCGCGCCGCACTCCCGACGATCAACTACGCGGCCCAACATGGGGCGAAGATCCTGCTCATCTCCCACCTTGGTCGACCCAAGGGTGGTCCTAATCCAAAGTTCAGCCTCGGGCCGGTGGCTGGGCGGCTCGCTGCGTTGCTGGGGAGTCCGGTGGAGATGGCCGAGGATTGCGTGGGATCGGGGGTGAAGGCCCGGATCGACAGGATGGCCGCTGGACAGGTGCTGTTGCTCGAGAATTGCCGCTTTCATCCGGAGGAAGAGAAGAACGACGAGGCCTTTGCGAAGGCATTGGCGGAGTTGTGCGACCTGTACGTCAACGATGCCTTCGGAACGGCCCACCGCGCCCACGCCTCCACCGTCGGGGTGACACGATTCGTCAAGCAGTCGGCGTCCGGTTTTCTTATGCGAGAGGAACTCGTACAGCTTGGGGCCCTGCTCGATCATCCTGAACACCCCTTCGTCGCAATTCTCGGCGGAGCCAAGGTGTCGGATAAGATAGGGGTCCTGGCCAATCTGCTCCCGAAGGTGGACAGTCTCCTGATCGGCGGTGGCATGGCCTATACATTCCTGAAAGCCCAAGGGCATGAGGTGGGGAGCTCGCGGGTAGAGGCCGACGGACTAAAGATTGCGCTGGAGACGATGGAGCAGGCCCGACACTCGAATATCGCTATCCATCTGCCGAGTGATCATGTGATCGCCGAGCGGATCGACGCAGATGCGCCAACCAGACAGATAGAGGGGAGCATTCCCGTCGGTTCGATGGGCCTTGATATCGGCCCTGCGACGATTAGCCGGTTTACTCAGGAGGTGAAGCGCGCAAAAACTATCCTGTGGAATGGTCCAATGGGCGTCTTCGAACTGTTGCCTTTCCGGGAAGGGACGTTTGCCTTGGCTAAAGCAGTCGCTGCCTGCCCTGCGCACTCGGTTATCGGAGGAGGCGATACGGCGGCTGCGGTTTCCCTGGCTGGAGTTGCTGAGCAGATGACTCACATCTCGACGGGAGGCGGCGCGTCCCTGGAGTTTCTGGAGGGGAAGGAACTGCCTGGGATTGCCGCGCTCACAGATA
- the gap gene encoding type I glyceraldehyde-3-phosphate dehydrogenase, which yields MAIKAAINGFGRIGRNAFRVALEDRGLEFVAVNDITDARTLAHLLKYDSVHGTLQADVQAKDNAIVVDGREIKVFAQRDPAALPWKELGVQVVVESTGRFTDKAGASKHLQAGAQKVIISAPAKDPDITIVLGVNEKMYDPAKHAVISNASCTTNCLAPIAKVIMENFGIRHGLVTTIHSYTNDQQILDLPHSDLRRARAAALSQIPTSTGAAKAVGLVLPALQGKMHGLAIRVPTANVSLVDLVAETERVVTAEEVNSALRKAADGELKGILGFCEEPLVSVDFNGNSLSSIVDSLSTSVVDGTLIKVLSWYDNEWGYSCRIRDLVKYIASRS from the coding sequence ATGGCTATCAAGGCTGCGATCAACGGATTTGGTCGCATCGGTCGAAATGCGTTTCGGGTAGCGCTTGAAGATCGCGGGCTGGAGTTCGTGGCGGTCAATGACATCACTGACGCCAGGACGCTCGCACACCTGTTGAAGTACGATTCTGTCCATGGGACGCTGCAAGCGGATGTGCAGGCCAAGGATAATGCCATCGTCGTGGACGGCCGCGAGATCAAGGTCTTTGCCCAGAGAGACCCGGCGGCGCTGCCCTGGAAAGAGCTGGGAGTGCAGGTCGTCGTCGAATCGACCGGACGCTTCACCGACAAGGCCGGCGCGAGCAAGCATCTTCAGGCCGGAGCGCAAAAGGTCATCATTTCAGCGCCGGCCAAGGACCCGGATATCACAATCGTTCTGGGTGTGAATGAGAAGATGTACGATCCCGCAAAGCACGCGGTCATCAGCAATGCGTCCTGCACCACCAACTGCCTTGCACCCATCGCGAAGGTGATCATGGAGAATTTCGGAATTCGCCATGGCCTCGTGACTACCATCCATTCCTATACGAATGACCAGCAGATTCTGGATCTACCCCATTCTGATCTCCGCCGGGCGAGGGCTGCCGCTCTCTCCCAGATCCCAACCAGCACCGGGGCGGCCAAAGCGGTGGGCCTGGTGCTCCCTGCGCTGCAGGGGAAGATGCACGGGCTCGCTATCCGCGTCCCGACGGCGAACGTATCGCTGGTCGATCTTGTTGCAGAGACGGAGCGGGTGGTCACGGCTGAAGAGGTGAATTCGGCTCTTCGGAAGGCAGCCGATGGCGAGTTAAAAGGGATTCTCGGTTTCTGCGAGGAGCCGTTGGTTTCTGTCGATTTTAATGGTAATTCGCTTTCATCGATTGTTGACAGCCTTTCGACATCGGTCGTAGACGGTACCCTGATCAAGGTCCTGTCCTGGTACGACAACGAGTGGGGTTATTCCTGCCGAATCCGTGACCTTGTGAAGTACATCGCTTCGCGATCATAA
- a CDS encoding ComF family protein yields MCHRPLDADRCSIICSHCWRSIRCVSEPSCPCCGRPFASPRTLEESPGHLCGRCRERLPPFVMARAAALYEADGTMRQAILLFKYGGRRTLARHLGRLMAEGAGRLFVPRRFDLLIPVPLHPQRERARGFNQATLLAKEFGAGCGLPVGHRLLRRVRPTEAQSGGRKEREDNVKGAFIVPQSDRVKDMRLLLIDDVFTTGATACECAKALLAAGAAEVGVYTLARVE; encoded by the coding sequence GTGTGTCATCGGCCTCTGGATGCCGACCGTTGCTCCATTATCTGTAGCCACTGCTGGCGTAGCATTCGGTGTGTGTCCGAGCCATCCTGCCCTTGCTGCGGCAGGCCTTTTGCGTCGCCGAGAACCCTTGAGGAAAGTCCTGGCCACCTGTGTGGACGCTGCCGCGAACGGTTGCCGCCGTTTGTCATGGCGAGGGCGGCGGCGCTATACGAAGCTGACGGTACGATGCGTCAGGCCATCCTACTGTTCAAATATGGCGGCCGACGTACGCTTGCCCGCCATCTCGGTCGCTTGATGGCCGAGGGGGCCGGGCGACTTTTTGTTCCCCGCCGATTCGATCTCTTGATTCCGGTTCCGCTCCACCCTCAGCGAGAACGAGCGCGAGGCTTTAATCAGGCAACGCTTCTGGCCAAGGAGTTCGGAGCCGGCTGCGGTCTTCCTGTTGGTCATCGCCTATTGCGTCGGGTTCGGCCTACGGAAGCCCAGAGCGGGGGTCGGAAAGAGCGAGAGGACAACGTCAAGGGGGCTTTTATCGTACCGCAGTCTGATCGGGTAAAGGATATGAGGCTCCTGCTCATTGACGATGTGTTCACAACCGGGGCTACAGCCTGCGAGTGTGCAAAGGCCCTGCTCGCTGCCGGCGCCGCGGAAGTCGGGGTCTACACCCTCGCCCGCGTGGAGTGA
- a CDS encoding TraR/DksA family transcriptional regulator, with protein sequence MPLRAAMLERLKERLLEKRRALINTVREKRANNLEGGSDGTQDIADQATTAYTKEFLLSISDAERQLLKQVDAALDKMRLKKYGGCERCGEPISEKRLEALPFARFCIACQEEEERS encoded by the coding sequence ATGCCGTTGAGGGCGGCGATGCTGGAACGGTTAAAGGAAAGGCTGCTGGAGAAACGACGCGCATTGATTAACACGGTACGGGAAAAGCGCGCGAATAATCTGGAGGGCGGTAGTGATGGTACGCAGGACATCGCTGATCAAGCCACGACAGCCTACACCAAAGAGTTTTTGCTCTCCATCAGCGATGCTGAGCGCCAGTTGTTGAAGCAGGTGGACGCTGCCCTGGACAAGATGCGGCTGAAGAAGTACGGGGGGTGCGAACGGTGCGGTGAGCCGATCAGTGAGAAAAGGCTTGAAGCGTTGCCTTTTGCTCGATTTTGTATTGCCTGTCAGGAGGAAGAGGAGCGGAGCTGA
- the rsfS gene encoding ribosome silencing factor, producing MLRLAVTEAFEVKPTSIVHLDLRDLCSFTDYFLIVSVSSIRQVLAVADRIEARLRDERIRIFHREEDREARWILLDYSDVIIHIFDEEMRLYYDLEGLWADAPRQELVQNGSLVPLR from the coding sequence CTGTTGCGGCTTGCCGTTACAGAGGCCTTCGAGGTGAAACCTACCTCTATTGTGCATCTTGACCTCCGAGACCTCTGCTCATTTACCGACTATTTTCTTATCGTGAGTGTTTCCTCGATTCGACAGGTCCTGGCCGTTGCCGATCGAATCGAAGCGCGACTTCGAGACGAGCGTATTCGGATATTCCATCGGGAGGAGGACCGGGAAGCCCGTTGGATTCTTCTTGACTACAGCGATGTAATCATTCATATTTTCGACGAAGAGATGCGGCTGTACTACGACCTGGAGGGCCTGTGGGCCGACGCGCCGAGACAGGAGTTGGTTCAGAATGGATCGCTGGTTCCTCTGAGATAA
- the nadD gene encoding nicotinate-nucleotide adenylyltransferase — translation MHIGVMGGTFDPIHLGHLRAAEEIYWAFELDRIIFVPAARPPHKEEEFEASALHRYEMVSLATVYTPYFSVSPIELSRPGRSYSVETLREFRKLYGEETTIYFIMGVDAFLDIATWKEARELLSLAQVIVTARPGWRLDGVERSMTPEQWHLLGNPRFKYLKISEITRKTEKAHHESCLVLLVEVVSLDISSSEIRQLVKEGRSIRHLVTDTVAAYIGKNRLYQPGRKG, via the coding sequence ATGCATATCGGCGTGATGGGGGGGACCTTCGATCCGATTCATCTCGGCCACTTGCGGGCCGCCGAGGAGATCTACTGGGCCTTTGAACTGGACAGGATCATCTTTGTGCCCGCCGCCAGGCCCCCTCACAAAGAGGAAGAGTTTGAGGCCTCGGCCCTGCACCGGTACGAGATGGTCTCGCTGGCGACGGTCTATACGCCGTACTTCAGCGTATCCCCGATTGAGCTAAGCCGACCGGGCCGGTCCTACTCGGTTGAGACGCTCCGGGAGTTTCGAAAGCTGTACGGGGAGGAGACTACCATCTACTTCATTATGGGGGTCGATGCGTTCCTTGATATCGCGACCTGGAAAGAAGCGCGGGAATTGCTGTCGCTGGCCCAGGTGATTGTCACAGCCCGTCCCGGCTGGCGGCTTGACGGCGTGGAACGTTCCATGACACCCGAACAGTGGCATCTTCTGGGCAACCCCCGATTTAAGTACCTGAAGATTTCAGAGATTACGCGGAAGACCGAAAAAGCACACCATGAATCCTGTCTGGTCCTGTTGGTTGAAGTGGTCTCGCTGGATATCTCCTCCAGCGAGATCCGACAACTCGTGAAGGAGGGGAGGAGTATCCGCCATCTGGTCACCGACACGGTTGCTGCGTACATAGGCAAGAACCGTCTGTATCAACCCGGGCGAAAAGGCTGA
- a CDS encoding glutamate-5-semialdehyde dehydrogenase: MTAQMVRELGEAARQAARTLASVVPDVKNRALKAMADALWNGRAAILSANALDLAETKAQHCSSAVLDRLALDERRIEKIAAGVRQVATLPDPVGEIAGMWRRPNGLLVGRMRVPLGVIGVIYEARPGVTADAAALCLKSGNAVILKGGREAIRSNRIISSLLSDAAMGSGLPKGCVAFIDSVDREAVAHLLQLTGLVDLIIPRGGEELIRAVQRTSTIPVLAHDKGLCHTYVDEGADLIMAEEIAFNAKVERPGVCNAMESLLVHEGVAAHFLPRIVGRLQEAGVEVRGCPRTRALVHDIASATEVDWDTEYLDLILSVKVVGSFEEAVAHIAAHGSGLAEAIVTADHGRAMRFLREVDAGAVFVNASTRFTDGGEFGMGAEMGISTQKLHARGPVGLTELTCEKFIVLGEGQVRDSTK, from the coding sequence ATGACGGCGCAGATGGTCAGAGAACTGGGAGAAGCGGCGCGACAGGCAGCTCGGACCCTGGCCTCGGTGGTGCCGGATGTCAAGAACCGGGCGCTGAAGGCTATGGCGGACGCGCTGTGGAACGGCCGGGCGGCGATCCTCTCGGCGAACGCGCTCGATTTGGCGGAAACGAAAGCGCAGCACTGTTCGTCTGCGGTCCTGGATCGACTGGCTCTTGACGAAAGGCGGATTGAGAAGATAGCGGCCGGTGTCCGGCAGGTGGCCACGCTTCCCGATCCTGTCGGGGAGATTGCCGGAATGTGGCGTCGTCCAAACGGTCTGCTTGTCGGCCGGATGCGGGTGCCGCTCGGGGTCATCGGCGTCATCTATGAGGCCAGACCAGGAGTCACCGCCGATGCGGCGGCCCTCTGCCTGAAGTCGGGGAACGCCGTCATTCTCAAAGGGGGTCGGGAGGCGATCCGCAGCAACCGAATCATCAGTAGTCTGCTGTCGGATGCTGCCATGGGAAGCGGGCTGCCCAAGGGTTGCGTCGCCTTCATCGATTCGGTTGACCGGGAGGCGGTAGCGCATTTGCTCCAGCTCACCGGACTCGTGGATCTCATTATCCCTCGAGGCGGGGAGGAGTTGATCCGGGCGGTGCAGCGGACCTCAACCATTCCGGTCCTGGCCCACGACAAAGGGCTCTGTCACACCTACGTTGATGAAGGGGCCGATCTCATCATGGCGGAGGAGATTGCCTTTAACGCTAAGGTCGAGCGACCGGGCGTCTGTAATGCCATGGAGAGCCTGCTGGTGCATGAGGGGGTGGCCGCTCACTTCTTACCACGGATCGTCGGACGGTTGCAGGAGGCCGGGGTCGAGGTCAGGGGTTGCCCTCGGACACGGGCCCTGGTCCACGATATCGCATCTGCCACCGAGGTAGACTGGGATACTGAATATCTCGATCTGATCCTGTCCGTAAAGGTAGTCGGTTCGTTCGAAGAGGCTGTGGCCCATATCGCTGCGCACGGCTCCGGCCTGGCCGAGGCGATCGTCACAGCGGATCATGGCCGGGCCATGCGTTTCCTCCGGGAGGTGGATGCCGGCGCCGTATTCGTCAATGCCTCCACCCGCTTTACTGACGGCGGCGAGTTCGGGATGGGGGCCGAGATGGGGATCAGCACACAGAAGCTCCACGCCCGGGGCCCGGTTGGTCTCACGGAACTGACCTGCGAAAAGTTTATCGTGCTCGGCGAGGGTCAGGTGCGGGACTCAACGAAATGA
- the proB gene encoding glutamate 5-kinase, giving the protein MRAGLREAKRLVVKVGSAVLSKGEIALHQATLERICRELVRLREEGYQVVLVSSGAILTGMSQLGLTERPRSIPLKQAAAAVGQSLLMRHYEEAFAPYGQKLGQLLLTQDDFRSRHRYLNARNTLFTLLHMGVLPVINENDTVAVEEIRFGDNDHLSALVATLLGADLLIILTDLDGLYTTDPRRDPNAKLVQEVPRRSTMLHFWADESGTGLGTGGMATKVEAARRAAASGIPTVIANGLVEGILERIVRGEAVGTIFQASASRMRSRKRWLAFATERKGRIMVDAGAKEALIRHGKSLLPSGVVSVDGKFEGGDVISLCDIDGIEFARGVAGYDAAQVEQIKGIRSNQIENALGVKPFDEVVHRDSLVILE; this is encoded by the coding sequence ATCAGGGCGGGCTTGCGTGAGGCAAAGCGGTTGGTTGTGAAGGTTGGGTCTGCCGTTCTGTCCAAGGGCGAAATCGCCCTGCATCAGGCAACGCTGGAGCGAATCTGCCGTGAGCTTGTCCGACTCCGGGAGGAGGGGTACCAGGTGGTTCTGGTCTCATCCGGTGCCATTCTGACGGGAATGAGTCAGCTTGGGCTGACCGAGCGGCCCAGGAGCATTCCCTTAAAGCAGGCTGCCGCCGCTGTCGGTCAGAGCCTGCTCATGCGCCACTACGAGGAGGCCTTCGCGCCGTATGGCCAGAAGTTAGGACAGCTTTTACTGACCCAGGACGACTTTCGCTCGCGACATCGGTACCTCAATGCTCGTAACACCTTATTTACGCTACTCCACATGGGGGTACTTCCGGTCATCAACGAGAACGATACGGTCGCAGTGGAGGAGATCAGGTTCGGCGATAATGACCATCTTTCGGCGCTCGTGGCGACGCTGCTTGGAGCGGACCTCCTCATCATCCTGACCGACCTTGACGGACTGTATACGACTGATCCGAGAAGGGATCCCAATGCGAAGCTTGTCCAGGAGGTACCCCGACGGTCAACAATGCTCCACTTTTGGGCCGACGAGTCGGGGACTGGGCTCGGCACCGGCGGGATGGCCACAAAGGTAGAAGCAGCGCGCCGTGCGGCGGCATCCGGCATTCCAACTGTCATTGCAAACGGCCTTGTGGAGGGGATCCTGGAGCGGATCGTGCGTGGTGAGGCGGTCGGTACCATCTTTCAGGCGTCTGCGTCCAGGATGCGGAGCCGCAAGCGCTGGCTGGCTTTTGCGACGGAGCGCAAAGGGCGGATTATGGTGGATGCCGGGGCCAAGGAGGCGCTCATTCGTCACGGTAAGAGCCTTCTACCCTCTGGGGTTGTCTCGGTAGATGGTAAGTTTGAGGGGGGCGATGTGATCAGTCTCTGTGACATCGACGGCATAGAATTTGCGAGGGGTGTGGCCGGCTATGATGCTGCACAGGTGGAACAGATCAAAGGCATCAGGAGCAACCAGATCGAAAATGCGCTTGGCGTCAAGCCATTCGATGAGGTGGTGCACCGGGATAGCTTGGTGATTCTTGAATAA
- the obgE gene encoding GTPase ObgE, whose protein sequence is MIFIDEARIRVKAGDGGRGCISFRREAHVPRGGPDGGDGGDGGSVYLVARRSYRTLSDQKFHRFSRAKDGVHGRGKKMYGRRGADLIIPVPLGTIVADGDTRELLADLIEDEQRVLVARGGKGGRGNSHFATPIRQAPRIAEPGQSGQERWLYLTLKLLADVGLIGLPNAGKSALLCRISAAHSKVAEYPFTTLTPHLGTVEIDLLGAFVVADIPGLIEGASSGAGLGIRFLRHIERTRLLTHVIDISDTARDPHEALSVIEEELRAFNPELLMRPRIIVANKIDLPHDLHLSMLQTLCTERGLPLFPVSAVTGEGIEQLIRYLTNQVRTSSKREAPGTQHDATIPELKARHPTLESAKAPTIP, encoded by the coding sequence CTGATCTTCATCGATGAGGCCCGCATCCGGGTGAAAGCTGGGGACGGGGGTCGGGGCTGTATCAGCTTCCGGCGAGAGGCGCATGTCCCGAGAGGTGGGCCGGACGGCGGCGACGGCGGCGACGGCGGGAGCGTATATCTTGTTGCTCGTCGTTCGTACCGAACCCTGAGCGACCAGAAGTTTCACCGGTTCTCTCGCGCCAAAGACGGTGTGCACGGACGCGGCAAGAAGATGTATGGTCGACGCGGCGCTGACCTGATTATTCCGGTTCCACTTGGTACGATCGTCGCCGATGGCGATACGAGAGAACTTCTAGCCGATCTGATTGAGGACGAACAGCGGGTGCTGGTCGCCAGGGGAGGGAAAGGCGGTCGAGGCAATTCCCACTTTGCCACCCCCATCCGGCAGGCCCCTCGCATCGCCGAGCCTGGGCAAAGTGGGCAGGAGCGGTGGCTTTACCTGACATTGAAACTGCTCGCCGATGTCGGCCTGATTGGTCTTCCTAACGCTGGGAAATCCGCCCTTCTTTGTCGTATCTCTGCCGCTCATTCGAAGGTGGCAGAGTACCCATTTACGACGCTGACCCCTCACCTTGGAACCGTCGAGATCGATTTGCTGGGCGCCTTCGTAGTGGCCGATATCCCCGGCCTGATCGAGGGAGCATCCTCGGGAGCAGGTCTCGGGATTCGTTTTCTGCGGCATATCGAACGGACTCGCCTGTTGACGCATGTCATTGATATCTCTGATACTGCAAGGGATCCTCATGAAGCATTGTCGGTCATCGAGGAAGAACTCCGCGCCTTCAATCCCGAACTGCTCATGCGTCCCCGCATCATTGTCGCCAACAAGATCGATCTTCCCCACGATCTCCATCTTTCCATGCTCCAAACCCTTTGCACAGAACGGGGTCTCCCTCTTTTTCCAGTGTCAGCCGTAACTGGTGAGGGGATTGAGCAACTCATCCGGTACCTGACTAATCAGGTTAGAACGAGTTCCAAGCGCGAAGCGCCTGGTACGCAGCACGATGCCACAATCCCGGAACTCAAGGCCAGACACCCGACACTCGAAAGCGCGAAAGCGCCAACCATTCCATGA
- the rpmA gene encoding 50S ribosomal protein L27: protein MAHKKGMGSSRNGRDSQSQRLGMKAASGQTVPAGSILIRQRGTRFKPGKNVGIGSDDTLFAKVSGVVTVERRGGQGRFLSIRSV from the coding sequence ATGGCACATAAAAAAGGGATGGGGAGTTCCCGGAACGGTCGGGATAGTCAAAGCCAGCGACTGGGCATGAAGGCTGCGTCAGGGCAGACCGTACCGGCCGGCAGTATTCTGATCCGTCAGCGTGGTACCCGCTTTAAACCAGGTAAGAATGTTGGGATCGGCTCTGATGATACACTGTTTGCCAAGGTGTCAGGAGTCGTGACTGTCGAGCGCCGCGGGGGACAAGGTCGCTTCCTCAGCATCAGGAGTGTTTGA
- the rplU gene encoding 50S ribosomal protein L21 — MYAIIESGGKQCRVSPGALVTLERIEGDAGKQVELSKVLLVADGDQVKVGAPYLQGALVMSEIVSQGRGPKITVFKFKRRKRYRRTQGHRQEQTTLRITEIRG, encoded by the coding sequence GTGTACGCGATTATCGAGTCGGGAGGCAAACAATGCCGTGTCAGCCCTGGCGCCCTTGTTACCCTCGAACGAATCGAAGGCGACGCCGGGAAGCAGGTCGAGCTTTCGAAGGTGCTGCTGGTGGCCGATGGGGACCAGGTGAAGGTCGGGGCTCCTTACTTACAAGGCGCCCTGGTCATGAGCGAGATCGTCAGCCAGGGGCGTGGACCCAAGATCACCGTATTCAAATTCAAACGGCGAAAGCGGTATCGACGTACGCAGGGACACCGCCAGGAGCAGACCACCTTGCGCATTACAGAGATTAGGGGATAG
- a CDS encoding TIGR04282 family arsenosugar biosynthesis glycosyltransferase, with product MARAPEAGQTKTRLVPPLSYARAAELYRCLLLDKLLQVAGLPGIDPYLAYTPLEARRSMLGLLPETFTLIPQAGSNLGDRLHRLSAILLERGHPAVILIDSDSPTLPTPYLLDAVAQLRNETTDLVLGPAEDGGYYLIGLKRPCRTLFDDIPWSSAAVLAETLHRAAAQRLQVATLPPWFDVDTPEDLTRLRRDLATTGTTVAPHTRRFLCSNEED from the coding sequence ATGGCCAGGGCGCCTGAGGCAGGTCAGACCAAGACGCGCCTCGTTCCGCCATTAAGCTATGCGCGCGCGGCGGAACTGTACCGCTGTCTCCTGTTGGATAAGCTGTTGCAGGTGGCCGGTCTCCCCGGGATCGATCCGTACCTGGCCTACACTCCCCTCGAAGCAAGGCGATCGATGCTGGGGCTGTTGCCTGAGACCTTTACGCTGATTCCACAAGCCGGTTCAAATCTTGGAGACCGGCTTCATCGGCTCTCAGCGATCCTCCTGGAACGAGGTCACCCCGCAGTCATCCTCATCGACAGCGACAGCCCGACCCTGCCCACACCCTACCTGCTGGATGCGGTCGCGCAACTTCGGAACGAAACGACAGACCTTGTGCTCGGCCCGGCAGAGGACGGAGGCTATTATCTTATCGGGCTTAAGCGCCCCTGCCGAACACTTTTCGATGATATCCCCTGGAGTAGCGCCGCCGTCTTGGCCGAGACGCTCCACCGCGCTGCAGCCCAACGGCTACAGGTTGCAACGCTCCCACCCTGGTTCGACGTAGACACGCCGGAGGACCTGACCAGGCTCCGGCGCGATCTGGCGACTACCGGGACCACCGTTGCTCCCCATACGCGGCGCTTCTTATGCAGTAATGAGGAAGATTGA